In Streptomyces sp. NBC_01408, one DNA window encodes the following:
- a CDS encoding ABC transporter ATP-binding protein: protein MIGVAPPEHDPAAPETAATLPVGTPATVRGYVRGLFRRHRRAFLALVSVNAVAVISSMVGPYLLGRVVDDLAAGARELHLGRVALLFALALVVQTLFVGLVRLRGAMLGEEMLADLREDFLVRSVALPPGVLERAGTGDLLSRITTDIDRLGNAMRWAVPQLAIGVVWVALLFGALAATAPPLALAALLALPVLVIGCRWYFRRAPSAYRSEAAGYAAVAAVLTETVDAGRTVEAHRLGRDRIALSERRIKEWTAWERYTLFLRTVLFPVVNVTYMTILGSVLMIGGYCVIQGWMSVGQLTTGALLAQMMVDPIGLILRWYDELQVAQVSLGRLVGVREIEPEAGDAKVTPEGRDVRAREVHFGYREGVDVLHQVSMSVPPGTRMALVGPSGAGKSTLGRLLAGIYAPRTGEVTLGGARLSHMPAERVRQHVALVNQEHHVFVGSLRDNLRLARTGAGDTELWAALGAVDAEGWARALEAGLDTGVGSGGAALTPAQAQQVALARLVLADPHTLVLDEATSLLDPRAARHLERSLARVLDGRTVIAIAHRLHTAHDADVIAVVEGGRISELGSHDDLVAADGAYAALWRSWHG, encoded by the coding sequence ATGATCGGCGTGGCGCCACCGGAACACGATCCGGCGGCCCCCGAGACGGCCGCCACCCTGCCCGTGGGCACGCCGGCGACCGTACGGGGTTATGTGCGCGGCCTGTTCCGGCGGCACCGGCGGGCCTTCCTGGCGCTGGTGTCGGTCAACGCGGTCGCGGTGATCTCCTCCATGGTCGGCCCGTACCTGCTCGGCCGGGTCGTGGACGATCTCGCGGCAGGGGCGCGCGAACTCCATCTGGGGCGCGTGGCACTGCTGTTCGCGCTGGCGCTCGTCGTACAGACGCTCTTCGTGGGGCTGGTCCGCCTGCGCGGCGCGATGCTCGGCGAGGAGATGCTGGCCGATCTGCGCGAGGACTTCCTGGTGCGGTCGGTGGCGCTGCCGCCGGGCGTCCTGGAGCGCGCCGGTACCGGTGACCTGCTGTCGCGGATCACCACCGACATCGACCGGCTGGGCAACGCGATGCGCTGGGCCGTGCCGCAGCTGGCCATCGGCGTGGTGTGGGTGGCCTTGCTGTTCGGGGCGCTCGCGGCCACGGCGCCGCCGCTGGCACTGGCCGCGCTGCTGGCGCTGCCGGTGCTGGTCATCGGCTGCCGCTGGTACTTCCGGCGGGCGCCGTCGGCGTACCGCTCGGAGGCGGCCGGATACGCGGCGGTCGCCGCCGTGCTCACGGAGACGGTGGACGCGGGCCGCACGGTCGAGGCTCACCGCCTCGGGCGGGACCGGATCGCGCTGTCGGAGCGCCGGATCAAGGAGTGGACGGCGTGGGAGCGGTACACGCTGTTCCTGCGGACGGTCCTCTTCCCGGTCGTCAACGTCACGTACATGACGATCCTCGGCTCTGTGCTGATGATCGGCGGCTACTGTGTGATCCAGGGCTGGATGTCGGTGGGGCAGCTGACCACGGGTGCACTGCTGGCGCAGATGATGGTCGATCCGATCGGCCTGATCCTGCGCTGGTACGACGAGCTCCAGGTCGCCCAGGTCTCGCTGGGCCGGCTGGTGGGCGTACGGGAGATCGAGCCGGAGGCGGGGGACGCGAAGGTCACGCCCGAGGGCCGGGACGTGCGCGCGCGGGAGGTCCACTTCGGCTACCGGGAGGGCGTGGACGTCCTGCACCAGGTGTCGATGTCCGTGCCGCCGGGCACCCGGATGGCGCTGGTCGGCCCGTCGGGCGCGGGCAAGTCCACGCTGGGCCGGCTGCTGGCGGGCATCTACGCGCCCCGGACCGGCGAGGTCACCCTGGGCGGGGCACGGCTGTCGCACATGCCCGCGGAGCGGGTGCGCCAGCACGTGGCGCTGGTCAACCAGGAGCACCACGTCTTCGTGGGCTCGCTGCGGGACAACCTGCGGCTGGCGAGGACGGGCGCCGGGGACACTGAGCTCTGGGCGGCGCTGGGCGCGGTGGACGCGGAGGGCTGGGCCCGGGCGCTGGAGGCCGGTCTGGACACCGGGGTCGGCTCCGGCGGCGCCGCGCTGACCCCGGCGCAGGCCCAGCAGGTCGCATTGGCGCGGCTGGTGCTCGCGGACCCGCACACGCTGGTGCTGGACGAGGCCACCTCGCTGCTGGACCCGCGCGCGGCACGGCACTTGGAGCGTTCGCTGGCCCGGGTGCTGGACGGGCGCACGGTCATCGCGATCGCCCACCGGCTGCACACCGCGCACGACGCGGATGTGATCGCGGTGGTCGAGGGCGGCCGTATCAGCGAACTCGGCTCCCACGACGACCTGGTCGCGGCGGACGGCGCGTACGCGGCCCTGTGGCGCTCCTGGCACGGCTGA
- a CDS encoding ABC transporter ATP-binding protein, translated as MQISDLPYPDPGVPDARSGPRFLVWLGRGQIGGQLKSLAWGLVHFSGVAGLPYAVGLGVGAVVDRDSARLLLVGGLLVLLGVAIAVGDAMLHRTAVTNWITAAARVQQLLARKTAELGSALTRRVAAGEVVAVSTGDVEKIGWFVEAVSRFLAAVFAVVLVCVGLLFYAPELGVVVAIGVPVVALAALPLLPRATQRADIQRDKAGKATELASDTVAGLRVLRGIGGEELFLSRYREASQEVREAAVRSARMWALISAVQVLLPGALMITVVWYGASLVLDGRIAVGELVAAFSAVATLLYPLRHFEEIAMAYSFSRPSAKRAARVLSLTRTDAAGARPVAAGTAQAPAPGGDLYDPQTGLLAPAGRFTAVVCGDPDLAGRLAERLGGHPMDDAATDADGPSVLLGGVALDELALDTARTLVLVQDKDPVLLSGTLRELFNVPASGAVEAGAALDAARCGDVLDALLQAAPDGVGDPMDARITERGRSLSGGQRQRLALARSLATDPEVLVLDEPTSAVDSHTEARIAEGVAALRAGRTTVVMASSPLLLDRADRVVLIHEGTVAAIGTHRELMRGEPLYRAVVTRETDDEQRVARLELTRLEEELTEIEESA; from the coding sequence ATGCAGATCAGCGATCTTCCGTATCCGGACCCAGGGGTACCCGACGCCCGTTCAGGGCCCCGGTTCCTGGTCTGGCTGGGCCGGGGGCAGATCGGCGGCCAGCTCAAAAGCCTGGCCTGGGGGCTGGTGCACTTCTCCGGTGTCGCCGGGCTGCCGTACGCGGTGGGTCTGGGCGTCGGAGCGGTGGTCGACCGCGACTCCGCGCGGCTGCTGCTGGTCGGCGGCCTGCTCGTGCTGCTCGGCGTCGCCATCGCCGTCGGCGACGCGATGCTCCACCGGACCGCCGTGACCAACTGGATCACCGCCGCGGCGCGCGTACAGCAGCTGCTGGCGCGCAAGACCGCCGAACTGGGCTCCGCGCTGACCCGCCGGGTCGCCGCGGGCGAGGTGGTCGCGGTCTCCACCGGTGACGTGGAGAAGATCGGCTGGTTCGTCGAGGCGGTCTCCCGTTTCCTCGCCGCTGTCTTCGCCGTGGTCCTGGTCTGTGTCGGCCTGCTGTTCTACGCACCCGAGCTGGGCGTGGTCGTGGCGATCGGCGTACCGGTGGTCGCGCTGGCCGCGCTGCCGCTGCTGCCCCGGGCCACCCAACGCGCCGACATCCAGCGGGACAAGGCGGGCAAGGCCACCGAGCTGGCCTCCGACACCGTCGCCGGGCTGCGCGTCCTGCGCGGCATCGGCGGCGAGGAGCTGTTCCTCAGCCGCTACCGCGAGGCCTCCCAGGAGGTCCGCGAGGCGGCCGTGCGCAGTGCCCGGATGTGGGCGCTGATCTCCGCGGTCCAGGTGCTCCTGCCGGGCGCGCTGATGATCACGGTGGTCTGGTACGGCGCCTCGCTCGTCCTGGACGGCCGCATCGCGGTGGGTGAACTCGTCGCGGCCTTCAGCGCGGTGGCCACCCTGCTTTACCCGCTGCGGCACTTCGAGGAGATCGCCATGGCGTACTCCTTCTCGCGTCCCTCCGCCAAGCGGGCCGCCCGGGTGCTGTCCCTGACCCGCACAGACGCCGCGGGCGCGCGGCCCGTGGCCGCGGGGACGGCGCAGGCTCCCGCTCCGGGCGGGGACCTGTACGACCCGCAGACCGGACTGCTGGCCCCCGCCGGCCGGTTCACCGCCGTCGTGTGCGGGGATCCGGACCTGGCCGGGCGGCTCGCGGAGCGCCTCGGCGGCCACCCCATGGACGACGCGGCCACGGACGCGGACGGGCCCTCGGTGCTCCTCGGCGGGGTCGCTCTGGACGAGCTCGCGCTGGACACCGCGCGCACGCTGGTCCTCGTACAGGACAAGGATCCGGTGCTGCTGTCCGGCACGCTGCGCGAGCTGTTCAACGTGCCCGCGTCCGGAGCGGTGGAGGCGGGGGCGGCGCTGGACGCGGCCCGGTGCGGGGACGTCCTCGACGCGCTGCTGCAGGCCGCGCCGGACGGGGTCGGCGACCCGATGGACGCGCGGATCACCGAGCGCGGACGGTCCCTGTCGGGCGGTCAGCGCCAACGGCTGGCGCTGGCACGGTCCCTGGCCACCGACCCGGAGGTGCTGGTGCTGGACGAGCCGACCTCGGCGGTCGACTCGCACACCGAGGCGCGGATCGCGGAGGGTGTCGCCGCCCTGCGCGCCGGACGCACCACCGTGGTGATGGCCTCCTCGCCGCTGCTGCTGGACCGCGCCGACCGGGTCGTCCTCATCCACGAGGGCACGGTGGCCGCGATCGGCACGCACCGGGAACTGATGCGCGGGGAACCGCTCTACCGGGCGGTCGTCACCCGCGAGACGGACGACGAGCAGCGGGTCGCCCGGCTGGAACTGACCCGGCTCGAAGAAGAACTGACAGAGATCGAGGAATCCGCATGA
- a CDS encoding FAD-binding and (Fe-S)-binding domain-containing protein has protein sequence MPLLEPDPGSLRPRGLGAPAPDRVPEHRSAGTPEPLRTELSELLGAEKVLWKVSDLVRYASDASPYRFVPQVVVVAEDIDDISAVLSYAHGKQRDVVFRAAGTSLNGQAQGEDILVDVRRHWAGIEVLDDGHLARIRPGTTVVRANAALARHGRILGPDPASAIACTLGGVVANNASGMTAGTTRNSYRTLSSLTLVLPGGTVVDTADPLADEELARAEPALCHGLMDIKREIETDPELVARIRAKYEIKNTTGYRLDAYLDGNTPVEILRGLVVGSEGTLGFIAEVVFDTLPLDRELTSALLFFPSLTAAAAAVPRFNDAGAIAVELMDGNTLRASVSVAGVPADWADLPRETAALLVEFRAPDEAGRTAYERRAAEALAGLDLVAPVASVTNTFTRDAGTIAGYWKARRAFVTAVGGARAPGTTLITEDFAVPPSRLAEACEALLELQARHGFDAAVAGHAAHGNLHFLLAFDASRPADVERYAAFMDEFCRLTVERFDGSLKAEHSTGRNIAPYLELEWGPKATELMWRTKRTVDPAGVLAPRVLLDRDPRAHLRGLKTIPRVEAVADPCIECGFCEPTCPSGDVTTTPRQRIVLRREMTRQQPGSPVLDALLDAYGYDAVDTCAGDSTCKLACPVGIDTGALMKDFRHRRHSPREERAATLAARRFRTVEAAARLAVAAADKVPDRVGNRLLEAATGAARKALRPDLVPRWLPQIPGAAARRLPATGRVGAAAVYYPACVNRIFGGPEGRPGPSLPEAVVAVSRRAGLPVWIPRDVTGTCCATIWHSKGYEEGARLMANSIVEAAWGWTAGGRLPLVVDASSCTLGIAHEVVPYLTRDNRELHAELRIVDSVVWAARELLPRLEIRRTVGSAVLHPTCSMQHLGDEAQLRTVAEACAREVVVPQDAGCCAFAGDRGMLHPELTASATAREAAEVTARSFDAHLSANRMCEVGMDRATGRGYYSVLLELERATRP, from the coding sequence ATGCCGCTGCTGGAACCGGACCCGGGAAGTCTGCGCCCGCGCGGCCTCGGCGCCCCCGCCCCCGACCGGGTGCCCGAACACCGGTCCGCCGGCACCCCCGAGCCCCTGCGCACCGAGCTCTCCGAGCTGCTGGGCGCCGAGAAGGTGCTGTGGAAGGTCTCGGACCTCGTCCGCTACGCGTCCGACGCCTCGCCCTACCGCTTCGTGCCACAGGTCGTCGTGGTCGCCGAGGACATCGACGACATCTCCGCGGTGCTCTCGTACGCCCACGGCAAGCAGCGCGACGTCGTCTTCCGCGCCGCCGGGACCTCGCTCAACGGCCAGGCCCAGGGTGAGGACATCCTCGTCGACGTACGCCGCCACTGGGCCGGGATCGAGGTGCTCGACGACGGACACCTGGCCCGCATCCGGCCGGGCACCACCGTCGTACGGGCCAATGCCGCCCTCGCCCGCCACGGCCGGATCCTCGGCCCCGACCCGGCCAGCGCCATCGCCTGCACCCTCGGCGGGGTCGTCGCGAACAACGCCTCCGGCATGACGGCCGGGACCACCCGGAACTCGTACCGCACGCTCTCCTCCCTCACCCTCGTCCTGCCCGGCGGGACCGTCGTGGACACGGCCGACCCGCTGGCCGACGAGGAGCTGGCGCGCGCCGAACCGGCGCTGTGCCACGGGCTGATGGACATCAAGCGGGAGATCGAAACCGACCCGGAGCTCGTCGCCCGCATCCGCGCCAAATACGAGATCAAGAACACCACCGGCTACCGGCTCGACGCCTACCTGGACGGGAACACACCCGTCGAGATCCTGCGCGGGCTGGTGGTCGGATCGGAAGGCACCCTCGGCTTCATCGCCGAGGTCGTCTTCGACACCCTCCCGCTGGACCGGGAGCTGACCTCGGCCCTGCTCTTCTTCCCGTCCCTGACCGCCGCCGCGGCGGCCGTACCGCGGTTCAACGACGCGGGAGCCATCGCCGTCGAGCTGATGGACGGCAACACCCTGCGCGCCTCGGTCAGCGTGGCGGGCGTCCCCGCCGACTGGGCGGACCTGCCCCGGGAAACGGCCGCGCTGCTGGTGGAGTTCCGGGCTCCGGACGAGGCGGGCCGGACGGCGTACGAGCGCCGGGCGGCCGAGGCCCTCGCCGGACTCGACCTGGTCGCGCCGGTGGCCTCCGTCACCAACACCTTCACCCGGGACGCCGGGACCATCGCCGGCTACTGGAAGGCCCGCAGGGCCTTCGTCACCGCGGTCGGCGGGGCCCGCGCCCCCGGCACCACCCTGATCACCGAGGACTTCGCGGTACCGCCGTCCCGGCTGGCCGAGGCCTGCGAGGCGCTCCTCGAACTCCAGGCGCGGCACGGTTTCGACGCCGCAGTCGCCGGTCACGCGGCCCACGGCAACCTGCACTTCCTGCTCGCCTTCGACGCCTCCCGGCCCGCCGACGTCGAGCGGTACGCGGCCTTCATGGACGAGTTCTGCCGGCTCACCGTGGAGCGGTTCGACGGCTCGCTGAAGGCCGAGCACTCCACCGGCCGCAACATCGCCCCCTACCTGGAACTGGAATGGGGTCCCAAGGCCACCGAGCTGATGTGGCGCACGAAACGCACCGTCGACCCGGCCGGGGTGCTCGCCCCGCGCGTCCTCCTCGACCGCGACCCGCGGGCCCATCTGCGCGGCCTGAAGACCATCCCGCGGGTGGAGGCCGTCGCCGACCCGTGCATCGAGTGCGGATTCTGCGAGCCGACGTGCCCCAGCGGGGACGTGACGACCACCCCGCGCCAGCGCATCGTGCTGCGCCGTGAGATGACCCGCCAGCAGCCCGGTTCACCGGTCCTGGACGCACTGCTCGACGCCTACGGCTACGACGCCGTGGACACCTGCGCGGGCGACTCCACCTGCAAGCTCGCCTGCCCGGTCGGCATCGACACCGGCGCCCTGATGAAGGACTTCCGCCACCGGCGGCACAGCCCGCGCGAGGAGCGCGCCGCCACGCTGGCGGCGCGCCGGTTCCGGACCGTCGAGGCCGCCGCCCGGCTGGCCGTGGCCGCCGCCGACAAGGTGCCCGACCGGGTCGGGAACCGGCTGCTGGAGGCGGCCACGGGCGCCGCGCGCAAGGCCCTGCGTCCGGACCTGGTGCCGCGGTGGCTGCCGCAGATCCCCGGCGCCGCCGCGCGCCGGCTGCCCGCCACCGGGCGGGTGGGCGCGGCCGCCGTGTACTACCCGGCCTGCGTCAACCGCATCTTCGGCGGCCCCGAAGGCCGGCCGGGGCCTTCCCTGCCGGAGGCCGTGGTCGCCGTCTCCCGGCGGGCCGGCCTCCCGGTGTGGATCCCCCGCGACGTGACCGGCACCTGCTGCGCGACGATCTGGCACTCCAAGGGCTACGAGGAGGGTGCCCGGCTGATGGCCAACAGCATCGTCGAGGCAGCCTGGGGCTGGACGGCCGGCGGGCGGCTCCCACTGGTGGTCGACGCCTCCTCGTGCACCCTGGGCATCGCGCACGAGGTGGTCCCGTACCTGACACGGGACAACCGGGAGCTCCACGCGGAGCTGCGGATCGTCGACTCGGTCGTGTGGGCGGCGCGGGAGCTGCTGCCGCGCCTGGAGATCCGGCGCACGGTGGGTTCGGCCGTGCTCCATCCCACCTGCTCCATGCAGCACTTGGGCGACGAGGCGCAGCTGCGCACGGTCGCCGAGGCGTGTGCCCGCGAGGTGGTGGTCCCGCAGGACGCGGGCTGCTGCGCCTTCGCGGGCGACCGCGGCATGCTGCACCCCGAGCTGACGGCCTCGGCGACGGCCCGTGAGGCCGCGGAGGTGACGGCGCGGTCCTTCGACGCGCACCTGTCGGCGAACCGTATGTGCGAGGTGGGCATGGACCGGGCCACAGGCCGGGGCTACTACTCCGTACTGCTCGAACTGGAGCGCGCCACACGCCCCTGA
- a CDS encoding MarR family winged helix-turn-helix transcriptional regulator, producing MRTSSETDTTDGVLAEQLLRLTRRLHRIQKRHLEPLGITPAQSRLLRLVSHFDGGEPPRMADLAARLEVVPRAVTTLVDGLEAAECVRRVPDPANRRVIRIELTDTGRATLRRLRNARTDAAEEILAPLTAGQREVLGGLLNALTDAPVERHC from the coding sequence ATGAGGACCTCTTCCGAGACCGACACCACAGACGGCGTTCTCGCGGAGCAGCTGCTGCGCCTGACCCGACGGCTCCACCGCATCCAGAAGCGCCATCTGGAGCCGCTCGGCATCACTCCGGCCCAGTCCCGGCTGCTGCGTCTGGTCTCGCACTTCGACGGCGGGGAACCCCCCCGAATGGCGGACCTCGCCGCCCGCCTCGAAGTGGTGCCCCGCGCCGTGACCACCCTCGTGGACGGCCTGGAAGCGGCCGAGTGCGTGCGGCGCGTGCCCGACCCCGCGAACCGGCGCGTCATAAGGATCGAGCTCACCGACACCGGCCGCGCCACGCTGCGCCGTCTGCGCAACGCGCGCACCGACGCGGCAGAAGAGATCCTGGCTCCGTTGACCGCCGGCCAGCGCGAGGTGCTCGGCGGCCTGCTGAACGCTCTGACGGACGCCCCCGTGGAGCGGCACTGCTGA
- a CDS encoding ABC transporter ATP-binding protein codes for MRPEEPKWTPSKESLDPTRPGPAERPRELRRIVGLFRPYRGRLAVVGLLVGASSLVGVASPFLLKEILDVAIPQGRTGLLSLLALGMILTAVVTSVFGVLQTLISTTVGQRVMHDLRTAVYAQLQRMPLAFFTRTRTGEVQSRIANDIGGMQATVTSTATSLVSNLTAVIATVVAMLALDWRLTLVSLLLLPVFVWISRRVGSERKKITLQRQKQMAAMAATVTESLSVSGILLGRTMGRSDSLTSAFSEESEKLVGLEVRSSMAGRWRMSTIGIVMAAMPALIYWAAGIALQSGAPSLSVGTLVAFVTLQQGLFRPAVSLLSTGVQIQTSLALFARIFEYLDLPVDITEREDAVRLERAKGEVRLEGVDFAYDAKHMPTLTGIDITVPAGGSLAVVGATGSGKSTLSYLVPRLYDVTGGRVALDGVDVRDLDFDSLARSIGVVSQETYLFHASVADNLRFAKPDATDEELTEAARAAQIHDHIASLPDGYDTLVGERGYRFSGGEKQRLAIARTILRDPPVLILDEATSALDTRTEHAVQQAIDNLSAGRTTITIAHRLSTVRDADQIVVLDAGRIAERGTHEELLKADGRYAALVRRDRDAALPPEMVTVTKAEAEAVTDAEAETVPGVESASGTEPVQEPEPGTRLAPMNV; via the coding sequence ATGCGCCCCGAAGAACCGAAGTGGACCCCATCGAAAGAATCCCTCGACCCCACCCGCCCGGGTCCGGCGGAACGTCCGCGTGAGCTGCGCCGCATCGTGGGCCTCTTCCGGCCGTACCGCGGCCGCCTCGCCGTCGTCGGCCTGCTCGTCGGCGCCTCCTCGCTGGTCGGCGTCGCCTCGCCGTTCCTGCTCAAGGAGATACTCGACGTCGCGATCCCGCAGGGCCGCACCGGACTGCTCAGCCTGCTCGCCCTCGGCATGATCCTCACGGCCGTCGTCACCAGCGTCTTCGGCGTGCTCCAGACGCTGATCTCCACGACCGTCGGCCAGCGCGTCATGCACGACCTGCGCACCGCCGTCTACGCACAGCTACAGCGGATGCCGCTGGCCTTCTTCACCCGGACGCGCACCGGCGAGGTGCAGTCCCGCATCGCCAATGACATCGGCGGCATGCAGGCCACCGTCACCTCCACCGCGACCTCGCTGGTCTCCAACCTCACGGCCGTCATAGCCACCGTCGTCGCCATGCTCGCGCTCGACTGGCGGCTCACCCTCGTCTCGCTGCTCCTGCTGCCCGTCTTCGTGTGGATCAGCCGCCGGGTCGGCAGCGAGCGCAAGAAGATCACTCTCCAGCGGCAGAAGCAGATGGCCGCCATGGCCGCCACGGTCACCGAGTCCCTGTCGGTGAGCGGGATCCTGCTGGGCCGCACCATGGGCCGCTCCGACTCGCTGACCTCGGCCTTCTCCGAGGAGTCCGAGAAGCTCGTCGGCCTCGAAGTGCGCTCCAGCATGGCCGGGCGCTGGCGGATGTCCACCATCGGCATCGTGATGGCCGCCATGCCCGCGCTCATCTACTGGGCCGCCGGCATAGCCCTGCAGTCCGGCGCGCCCTCCCTCTCCGTCGGCACCCTCGTCGCCTTCGTCACCCTCCAGCAGGGCCTCTTCCGGCCCGCCGTGAGCCTGCTGTCGACCGGTGTGCAGATACAGACCTCGCTCGCCCTGTTCGCCCGCATCTTCGAGTACCTCGACCTGCCGGTGGACATCACCGAGCGCGAGGACGCGGTGCGCCTGGAGCGCGCCAAGGGGGAGGTCCGGCTGGAGGGCGTGGACTTCGCCTACGACGCCAAGCACATGCCGACCCTCACGGGCATCGACATCACGGTCCCGGCCGGCGGCTCCCTCGCCGTGGTCGGTGCGACCGGCTCGGGCAAGAGTACGCTCAGCTACCTGGTGCCCCGGCTCTACGACGTGACCGGCGGACGCGTCGCCCTCGACGGGGTGGACGTGCGCGATCTCGACTTCGACTCGCTGGCCCGGTCCATAGGCGTGGTCTCCCAGGAGACCTACCTCTTCCACGCCTCGGTCGCGGACAACCTGCGCTTCGCCAAGCCCGACGCCACCGACGAGGAGCTGACCGAGGCGGCGCGCGCGGCCCAGATCCACGACCACATCGCGTCCCTCCCCGACGGGTACGACACCCTGGTCGGCGAGCGCGGCTACCGGTTCTCCGGCGGGGAGAAGCAGCGCCTCGCGATCGCCCGCACCATCCTGCGGGACCCACCGGTGCTGATCCTGGACGAGGCCACCAGTGCCCTCGACACCCGCACCGAGCACGCTGTCCAGCAGGCCATCGACAACCTGTCTGCGGGCCGTACCACCATCACCATCGCGCACCGCCTCTCCACCGTCCGCGACGCCGACCAGATCGTGGTCCTGGACGCCGGGCGGATAGCCGAGCGCGGTACGCACGAGGAACTGCTGAAGGCGGACGGCCGGTACGCGGCCCTCGTACGCCGGGACCGGGACGCCGCACTGCCTCCGGAGATGGTGACGGTGACGAAGGCGGAGGCGGAGGCAGTGACGGACGCGGAGGCGGAGACGGTGCCGGGGGTCGAATCGGCGTCGGGGACCGAGCCGGTGCAGGAGCCGGAGCCGGGGACCCGATTGGCTCCGATGAACGTGTGA
- the mltG gene encoding endolytic transglycosylase MltG produces the protein MRHEYRPPQRRSRLTRRGRLALFLGMLLALGAVVLIPLLWGGEEPEKPRQLVIPEGWRAPQVYAAVDRELKLPAGSTKATVATAALDLPAEAKGNPEGYLFPAAYPVTSKTTPATLLAHMVRTANQKLATRAVADGAKAHGMTPYQTATLASVVQAEADRRADMGKVARVVHNRLARSMPLQMDSTINYALNRSTVDTTLADTRIDSPFNSYERQGLPPTPIDSPGLEAMGAAVAPTPGDWLFFVIVEPGDTRFSTTYEEHKKHVADFNRIRAQAGSRAGQGGAAGK, from the coding sequence ATGCGTCATGAGTACCGGCCGCCGCAGCGCCGTTCCCGGCTGACCCGCCGGGGCCGGCTGGCGCTCTTCCTCGGTATGCTCCTCGCGCTCGGGGCAGTCGTCCTGATACCGCTGCTGTGGGGTGGGGAAGAGCCGGAGAAACCACGCCAGTTGGTGATCCCCGAGGGCTGGCGGGCCCCACAGGTCTATGCCGCCGTGGACCGCGAACTGAAACTCCCGGCGGGTTCCACCAAAGCCACCGTGGCCACCGCCGCACTGGATCTGCCCGCCGAGGCCAAGGGCAACCCGGAGGGGTACCTCTTCCCGGCGGCGTACCCGGTGACCTCGAAGACCACCCCGGCCACCCTCCTCGCGCACATGGTGCGGACGGCGAACCAGAAACTGGCCACCCGGGCCGTGGCGGACGGTGCCAAGGCCCACGGGATGACCCCGTACCAGACGGCCACCCTCGCGAGCGTCGTCCAGGCCGAGGCCGACCGGCGCGCCGACATGGGCAAGGTCGCACGCGTGGTGCACAACCGGCTGGCGAGGTCGATGCCGCTCCAGATGGACTCCACCATCAACTACGCGCTGAACCGCAGCACGGTGGACACCACCCTCGCCGACACCCGCATCGACAGCCCCTTCAACTCGTACGAACGCCAGGGGCTGCCGCCCACGCCGATCGACAGCCCCGGGCTGGAGGCCATGGGGGCCGCGGTGGCGCCGACTCCCGGCGACTGGCTGTTCTTCGTCATCGTGGAACCGGGGGACACCCGCTTCTCGACGACCTACGAGGAACACAAGAAGCACGTGGCGGACTTCAACCGGATCCGCGCCCAGGCAGGTTCCCGCGCAGGTCAGGGAGGTGCCGCCGGGAAATGA